From Cheilinus undulatus linkage group 15, ASM1832078v1, whole genome shotgun sequence:
aagaaaaagctaaaaaatttaaaaaaacctttgaTTTAGTCCATAGATGATCAAAAACTAAGAACTATTTACGTTTTCAGGCCTGAACAAGtctattttttacatttctgcagTAAGATAGGCTATGACTTCTGACAATTAAACCTATTTATTTCTTTCCTTGTCATTCAGTCTGCAGTAGTTTTGCATGGTTTATAAGGCTTTTTCAGTCTGAAAAtttgtgtgtggggggggggccGTCTGGAAAACTTTTGGGGTCCTTAAGTGATATCACGTTGCTTTTCTTGTCTGCACAGCAGCAAAGATTCTCTCAACTTCTTATTGCATGTTAAAGATGGCCATTTTAACATATAAGAAGCTCAGTTTACCAAATACTAAACTGTTCTTATTGAAGTCAAACTTATACCATTAATTTGTCATCTTTTCCTAATCTTAGTTTTACAAAACAGTTTAATTGTCTATAGTTTGCGTATGACTTCTGAAATCCCAAAGTGCTTTTTGATGGTTATTTTTGTTCTACCAACTTAGCAAATATTTATATTCTGTTCTAAATAACAAATAAACTGCAAAAATCCTTATTAAATAAGCCCAAAATTGTTTCCCAAGTTtgggatttttgctttaaaaccctgaaaaatggccaaaacaaCTACATTTAGCCACACTTAATTACGTTATTTTCTGAAGTTGTTACAATTTTGATTTGTATTGGTGCTGTGTGGCAcctttttctatcattttaaaaatgtgtggtgTCAAAAAATGATGAGAGCAAAGTCCTAGAAACATATGCaagaccattaaaaaaaaacaattcagtgCAGAAGATTTTCTGCAACACTTAAATTAGGTGcttaggacttctgtttttgacGCTATGGTGTCCAAGGAATTATCaatactgtttgatttttactggaGTCATGTTAGTGTTTCTCATGAACCATAGCAGATCACATGCATATCTTCACTGGGCTGATTATTTATGCGTGTGTCTCTCTCCAATCATGTGTTTTCCAGTGACCCACAAAGTGACCCAGGCGCTGTCGCTTTAAAGCGAAcacctccccctcccccttcaaATATTGGAGCCCCCCAATCACCCAGATAACATGGACGGATTCTACGACCAGCAAGTCCCATTTATGGTCCCTCCCAGTGTAAGTGGACCTATGGCAGTGATGCAGCATCAGGGCACTTTACTGTAGACTGATCATATTATAAATCTGTTTAAGTCCGCTTAAAAGTGACGTCTTCTGTTGTTCTCATTCTCCCAAACAGCACAAGTCTCACGTGGAGGAACCATCTCACAGCAGGCCTCTAAACGACAGGAAGAGAAAATTTGTGGACACAGAGCTCGCCCAGGACACAGAAGGTACCAACACAGCATCTGCAATCTTCTAATAACCTGTAATTTCTTAATGCTTTCACCTTCATTAAATATTCAGTTGCAATAAGGCTCAAAACCTTTCAATCTTGATTTTCTAGAACTTTTTCAAGACCTCAGTCAGCTGCAAGAGATCTGGATTGCAGAAGGTGAGTTCTCTATTTGCTTTATAaccatttatttgttatttaagGCTTCctgaaatgtctttttcatcatttaaacactaaaatattaACTAAGGAAGTAGGTTTGATCAGGAaacctttaatttttattgcacattatcAAAATTTGCGCTGCAACTTTCCGTAAACATTGCTTCATTCTCATTTTCACTTAATCATGCATGCTCATACTTAGTTGTGAAACAAGGAAATGGCACACTTAAGTCTCCATGCAAGTTATGTTTTTGTGAATTGGATGTATTTCTTAACGGATGATGACAAAGGGCATCTTCaattttggaaataaaagtACAAACCATAAAatacttgaattaaaaaatacatttttgagtatGTTACTGTATTTAAACCAGCCACTGCAGAGGTTCTTGTCTCTTTAGGAATGAGCAAAATTGGGAAGGTTTGCAGCTTAAAGATTAGCTTGATGAGAATGtgaattatttcaatttttgttttcatcagtcGAGCAAAAAAAACCAAAGTCCTCTTCCAGGGAAACTGCTGACGGAGTTCTCTTTTTATCTTGGCAAAAAtacctgttgtttttttcccagcttttttcatcatttcccTTTCGGTGTTTTTTCCCCTGGGTGCGTAGGAAAAAGTTATCAGAGGGGTCAAaagttgtttgatttttctcacttgtgtaacatttttgtttgtctttacaGCCCAGGTGCCTGATGACGAACAGTTTGTCCCAGATTTCCAGTCGGATAGCTGTGAGTGCttaatttttatctttattttctgctATGTTTAAGTTCTTTCCTGTTTTCCTTAAGAAAATTTGCAATTTGGTTCTAATTTGAATAATAACCCGACTACAATTTGGGAGTTTTAGTGAAATCTGGCGAGAGATTTAAGCAGCAGTGGCAGCTCTGCATCACAAAATTTCATAACAAAAAAGTGCGTgggcttggtttctgctctgaggAAGAGAGCTCTAGTTCTTTTGGAGTTGCCGTCCCTGACCGAGACATCCAGCTCACCCGTCTTTTATTGAAATTTTTCCATCCTGCCGAGGACAAACACCATCCTTCCTCTTCAAAAACATAGCTTTGGGAAGACCACCCTCCCCCCcattcctccctccctccatttTGAGTTTAATCAGCCGATTGGCATGGGGCATCACATGAGCCAAGCCTCTAATCTGATTTCACACTTTCCCGCACTCAGGCCCTGCTGCTGGAGTGGGATGGATTCCAGAGGATGGGCAGCTTCAGagttagggctgggcgatatggactGAAATtcttatctcattatttttttttttttttagatgaatgGCATCACATaacatacttttttttcttgtaaagcTAGAACTAAGAGTGTCACAATACTAGAATAACAAACTTTCATATGGTTGTAGTACAATTCAAACCATCACTTTGTTGGttaaatgctgaaaatgttcaCCAAGTACTGAAATGTCATACAAaacaattttaccaaattttatccaagaaaagcaaaaaaattagGATCCATGAACTATGCATATTTGTTGTATTTAATCATGAATAATTTAAGTTATACTCCTGCACATTAGAAACATTTCAGGTTGTCAAAATTTGGTGTTTCAGAATGATCAAATGTCCGTTATTCTGATAACAGGTGTTTCTTTAAAGGTAAAGAATTTAGAGGTTATTTGTTACTTTCCTGGATAAATTTTCCCAGTTTCTGAAGTTTTAGTACCATGTGTTACCATGATACATCctcctttattttaaatatgctatggtgtcaaaaaatgacattaacaATATTCCAACAGAACAACACCTATTTCATGTAACAAGTGCTTAGAAGTGAAATAGCCTGCAAGCAAACTGTcctaattgcacaaatatgaaatgttgccaatgctCAAATACTTCAAATGGCTTTATCTGTCATtttacaggcaaaaaaaaaaatcaggtttcaacttcctgttttctgttaTAAATGACTAACAGAAACTGCCTGCAAAATAACAAGTGAACAATATTAGGTGTCTAGGGCTTCTTTTTGGGTTGCTATCGTATCCAATAGGTATCtattatgtttgatttttcctaATAAAATGAAAGCTGCTAAATGAATTTGAATATATAAGAATCAACATCAGCATAAACCATGTCACTGTAAACAATATTTTCTTGTCTTATGTCTCGTTCGAAAGCATCCATCATTATATCTGtaaatctgggtttatttcccagccctacatCAGAGCTAAACTCTGATCCCCTGAACTCCACGCAGCCGCCTGTTTGTCTCTGCACTCTAATTTTTTTGCCTGCAGCAGAGGGATATGTTTGAATTATGCCCGATGGAGCATTTTATGACTCCTCCCCCTCTGACTCTCAGAGTTTATGTTTTGGTCTGAAGCGTAGGAGGTGGAGACAGGGTGTGGTGGCTGCCTGTCTTTGTCAGCTTTGCCTCGATAAATCTTGGTTCCTGCGGCTCAGAAAGCTGCAAACTGACCGCTAAGCTGCAGAGCTGTAACGTATTATTGAGGTCGATGCATTGACATGTATGTGTTCCTATGCAAGGTTATGTAGGTTCGTAGATGTGTAGTCAGCTTGTTGTAAACGCTGCTGAGGCGTCGTCTTTGACCTTGTGTGtactttttgtgtgtgtgggaaaCAGAGAAGTGGATTTGGCAGTTGTTTCTGTTGCTAGGCTGCAGGCCACTTGCTCTCACAATTTGCCTATTCACTGAAACTTGATTTTCTGATATCAGCTCCAGTCAGTAGGACATCACATGGGTTTAATAACCGTGCACTGACCCCCTTTAGACTGGAttgttttgattattattttggAGAAAATCTTCTGTTTTGATTTCTATGTTTTATGATGTTGTAACTGCTCAGATGCTGCCTTTTCTGCTGTTAAGGAACATGCACATTGGTGTTTTTAATGACAATTATGATTCTGATTCTGCATGTAAAAGGGAAGTTGAAGGGACGTATCTGTGCACACTTTCAGACTTTAATAAGCAGCAGCTTTCAAAAGGAAGGTTTATATGGCTTGATTTGTGCCTGTATTTATGGCCGTGCTTCCTACAAACTCTATAAGAAATGTCTCCTGTGGTGCATTTCAGAATATATACTAGTAGTGGTGTATGGAGTGCACCCAATCATTTTTCAGTATACCCAATTCAAAATCTCCACTCCTAGGATGGCAAGACTGAAGTTATAAGTACACTAGTATATCGCTTTGTGACGCACTAACCCCATTAGTTTGCTGAAACTGAAAAGGGAATGTGGTGATCTCAGCCTTTTTGCCAGTGGTGGTCTTTTATATcagctttttcatttttcaaagccAATGACCTGTTTTATTGTGAACTAAATATGCAAAATGGTCTTGCATGTAGTTAAAACAGGAGGTATAACCACTTCTCCAAGCATTATTACACCACCATATACCTCCTAAGGtgcttacattttaaaatcattgagCATACAGGTCTTAACACCACTTGGCATgacttgatttaaaatgttctaagTCAGGGCTGTATTTTTCTTCTGGTGTATTCTCTGGACAACAGCCCCCTTTCGCATAGTCTTTGAAGTGGGTCTTTCCGAACTCTTAACTAGGTCTTgagtttttgaaatattttggggtattttgcctttatttggacagGACAGCttaagagagacagagaatATGGGGGAGAGGGAGTAGGGGAacacatgcaccaaacagtgctgaGAACTGGACCAAAGCCTCTTTATTTGAGCACCCGAAATAACCACGGAGCTAAACGGGCACCCAACTAGGTCTTGAGTTTATGAAGACTTTTCAACTGTGATATGGACTGGTTTTGTTTTAGCCTGCACAAGGAGTAAAAAATCTGTCTATTACAATATAATATTGTCTATATTATACAATAATATAGTTTTACCTGTTTAGGCAATCATAAACACTAGTTGCAATTACTAATTACTGCTCGTAATGTTTCCTAGCACTAATATTCCCACTTGGGGTGCATTGTTCGGACAGTAGCCCCTTTTAAACAGCCTGTTTAATACAGGACGTTTTGCCCTTTTACCAGAATCAGCAGTTGAGACATGGGCAGAACAATTCTGGTGTAAATTGTGGAGGAAAAAGTCGTAAATGTGCATCTCTCAATGCTGGTGTAAAATCTCACACCATGAGCagaaaacatgttgttttgttCAGTGTTTAAAACAAAGATGATGCAATGGTAGAGCTTTGTTGCAGTTCTGTTGTAAAAATCACTGTTTCAGTGGGGCATTATGTAGTTTTAGAATTGACTATGTCCTTATGTAGCTGAACTAAAAGCTCCCTGATATGCTACATATCATGATACTTAAATCAATAGATTTTTGTAAACCCACAGCCCAGTGCAGGGGAGGAGAGGAGTTTGCATTTAGGGCACTTGTTTGCTAATCCAGCCCCCTGTTCACCCATCCAAAGATGCCTAATCTCTCCATTATTTACTCCCTCTGTGTGAAAAGTCTCCATCCAGCCATTAGGCTCCACAGCGTGCACACGGGAGCTCACGTGCCCATTGTTTGCCCCGCTCAGGTCCATCAGCACCACGGCTGATTTATTTGGCTCCCGCTCCTCTGCGCTCAGGGATCTAGTTTCTGCCCGGCTATTATGTGGCGCCCCGGAAGCTGCAGCCAGTGTCTAATGGTTACAGCACAGGAGAAGAAAATCATTCATCGCCATTAGATTACAGCCACACTGATTCATGGGTATTGGTATTGGCCCGCTCTAATGGGAATCAGACGAGGAGTTGGATAGCTTTTGTGTGTACAGTGCAGTTAGTATCGTGCTACCTAGCTTTGGAGGATGGATGGTTGTTTTCACAGAAAGAGTCGGCGTCATTAGAGAGGATGATGATAAATTGCTGCTAAGTGTCTCTGTCAGTCGAGACATTGTCCATACGTCCATTATCCATCAGTTTAAATGTGGTTAAGATAACTGCTGCACTTCTGTTTATGGCTTCAGTTCTGAGATATCTGGAGTTTATCTAATGCACTCACTTGTTTGTCTCCTCCTCTGTAGTGATGTTTCATGGCCCGCCACCAGCCAAGATCAAACGAGAGCTGACCCCCTCCAAAGAGCTCTCTCCCTGCCGCCAAGACCGCAGTCCCATGCCCTACGGAGAGAAGTGCCTTTACAGCTACAGGTAAGAGCGGTGTAATCACATTAAGAGTTCACCTGGAGCATGACTATGTATTGATCGTCCCactctgccttttctctccTCCACAGTGCCTGTGACAGGAAGCCCACTCCAGGGTTCAAGCCATTAACTCCCCCCTCCACACCTGTGTCTCCCTGTGGCCCCACCAGCACAGCAGTAACGCACCCCCTGAGCGAGCAGACCCCCCCTCCACCTCATCCCCACGTAGCCAACCCAAATGCAGGGCCACGTGCCGTTCATGTACAGCAGCCGCTCACAGCAAATGCCAGCTCAGCCAGCCAACAGGCCCTCCCAGTCCACAGCCACACCCCACCCTTCGTGGTGCCCTGTGCACCAATCAGCCAGGATGCCAACACCTTCACACCTGAGCACAGGTTTGTGTTCATACTTTCTCTTTTAAGCTTTTTAGCTTCCTGTTAAGTATCAGTCAGAAACCTTATCTTGGGCCCAGTAACAATCCagctacaattttttttaagttctcaTCCAGGTTCAGCCCTTAAAATGGAGATACATGGGTTAAAATCTTAATTTGTCAGCATTtaagaatgtgtttttttaattttcacacaTGGGTTTTTTCGAAGTTGCACTTGCAAATATTCATTTACATCAGTGCTGCACAAATATTCAAGATGCGATAGACTGTGCATTTATATAATCGCATAAAAGGTGACAATTATTTTAGTATTCAGTAGTACTTGacaggtttacaaaaatgtctgcagaaaggcctttaagctTTAAAGCTTGAATTATAAACTGCAGCTTCTCAGAAATGCAACCCTTGCCAACTAAAGTGAATATTCCTTTGCATCTTCATAAGATAATTCAatggatttttacatttttgcacaactgtttacaaacatttgttatTTACTAGCAGTTATTTTACATGTTAACACTCGAGCGAAAACATCCAGTTTCTATGTCAAAGGTAGAAATACCAAATGGCCTATTTCCCTTATTtttgaaatatatccatgaaatgaaaatggagGCATCTTTTTGATAAATACAGCTTATAGAAAACTATTAGAAGCAATTCCTCAAATCAAATCAAGAAGTAAGAACAGATGGCAGAGTTCAGCAGCATCTTGACTCATCATTTTTGGTCATTGTTTTGATTCAGAGCTCCTTGGTACCAACTTGCATCCTGCATGTTTAGATCTTGTCAAAAGTGCAAAGGAGGACTAACTAAGGAGATGATAAAATCTGTGAAAGTCTTAATCTCATTGTCTTCTGTCTGTCCCATCATCTGTAGGTTCCAGAGGCAGATGTCAGAGCCTTGTCTACCTTTCCCGCCGTCAGACAGCCAAGGACGACCCCAGTTCCTACCGCAGGTTCCCAGCAGCAACAACAGTTTGCCACGAGACAGCCGGCCACCGTACCACCGGCAGATGTCAGAGCCGCTGGTAGCCGTGCCTCCACCACAGGGGTTCAAACAAGAACTCATCGACCCACGATACACAGAGCAGGGCGTCCCCACCATGGGCCCTCCTGTCCCTCCGTCGGGGCCACCACGCCAGGTTGGGTTCCACCCCATGGCCATCAAGCAAGAGCCAAGAGACTTCTGCTTCGATTCTGGTGAGTAAATCGAGCCTGAAGTTGCATCtaattgttgttttcacttggtggccatttttctctgatatCACACTAAGGATTGGGTGTTGAAAGGTGCTGAAAAGGCAGAATATCTGACAAATCTCCAGAAATTCATGGATTGTACACTCAGTAATGCAAAACCTAAGTTAAGTGCATTGTTACATTTGGATATTGCACTAAAAGAAGCTATGAAAAGGAGAATTTGGGTACTCATAGTCATAATAGGTTGCCAGTTATTATGTACcttatttttcatccttttagCCAATTTGAAAATGGTGCAACAAGTGTTACGTCCTTCTTAATGACATCCAATTTGCACTGAACTATGATATGGACACCAAAATGGCCATTATTGAGGTAAATTCTGTTGAAAACATGTTGGAATCAGGTTCTAAATGCACAATATCTAGAAGCAAAATAAGAGTCCAGCAACAAGTGTTAGAAATGATTTAAATGACGATGCAGTAACAATATCAAACTTTAATTGAAGAAGATTTTTGGTGACATCTGGGTTGACTCTGACTGCAAAAAAACCCTTCACTTTTGAACCAGTTTTGAGCgccttttaaatgtaaaaatgcagGCCAGAGAGCTTTCTATTTCACTGGCAGGTCCAAAGCCATCTGTGGGAAAGTCATTGTCTCATTTTGTGTGCAAGTAGAGCAGGCTGAAGGTGGGGAATGTGCCTTTCCATGTTTGCTCTGGGCACCAACACATGCCTGTGAGTTTTAGCGCTGAACGCACAGGTGCTCATTTCACACACTCACTTTGAAAGCCCTAATCTGCATCATTCCTCCAGAGTCACACCAGCAAAGTAAAAGTGGGTCTTTTAGCTCAGCCTAAGCCTCCAAGGGCAAAAAGTAAATGGGTCACTCCTCCAGCCAGGTGCACAGAGCCTCTTCTCTGAGCCTACCTGGAATAGATCTAGGCCAACGCCTGCAGAGTGCTTAGTGACCTGCAGTACGACCATTGATTAGAAGAAGCCTGGAAAATCTGACAGAACACAAAAGGGGCCAAATGGTGCCCGTCCTCTCCACAAGGCCTCATCCTGGCAGTGATGGCTGTTTGTCCACGTGGTGCAAAGCAAACAAGGCCGAGCCACTGTCGGGGCATTGTTTGATCCCAACGCCCACACACCCAGCTGTTGTCCCCTCGCTCTCATGCATTTACATCCCTTTTCCCTGAAACTCGCCACTCTTTTTCATCTTTCCAATCGCTCTCATATACTCTCATTCCTTTCCTGCCGACTGGTTGGTGACCGGCTGGCCCGGGCAGTGATGTAATGACAAATCCTCTTAGCTTCTTATGGCCTTTAAATACCTACGTCACTAGGGACTAGCATCTCTAGATGGACGGGAGAAGTGCCTGTTCGGCATTCCAACATGGAACATGTTGTTACGGCAGTGTGGGTGGTCTGCACACGTCAACAAAACCAGTTATGAGGACATAAAACAGCAATTTATTTTAATCCAAGCGTTATAAACCCACATTATGATAACTGCTACAGTACCTCGGCAACTAAAACAGAGGTCTTAGGCAGCCAGTTTTGGGTAATTTTTACTTTCCAAAGATTGCAGGCAAAATCCTTTAGTCTGgcttaaatgttcagttattgCTCATGCAAGAAGAAAAGTAGCACAAAATCTCAACAGCTGTCATGATTTTCTGTTAAATACTCACTGGGTAGCTCTCTGCTTCGCTAGCAAATCCATTTCACCATGTTAGTGATTGTCACAGCATGTTgacaaaatcttaaaaataagacactgaactgtcaaatatttttattttttacattcaatTTACTTTATAGTTGCAGATCAGTTTTATTTGCTAATGTTTGCTTATTGGTGCATATGTTCTTACATCTTATTCGAAAAAGCACAggagaaatataaaaatcaagGTTGTTAAAAACACAAGATTTGTCATTTTAGATAAATGAGACTAAATATATCCTTTCTGGTGCTACAGCAACCAAACATAGGGtacattcttgtttttaatttgcaaaaatttgagGCCAGCTCCCTTTATCAATCTTGAATATTCAGTCTAATCTCATGCAAGTATAAAAGTTGCACACAATCTCAATGCAAGCCATAAAGTTCCCCTAAATGCTCACGGGGTGGTTTTTGACTTCCCTGGCAAATCCATTTCCAGTTGTGGGAAAGTGGTTGTCTTGCTTGTTTGCCAGAAGAGcacaaaatcttaaaaatgagGACCTTGAAGTGTTAAAATGgtaatatttcatattaaattCATTCTGGTAAGAGTTTAAAATCAGTTTCCTTTCCAAAAATCCTGTTATGTGCTCACTGATGTAGCTATTCTTACAGTTTATTcaaaaaacatgtcagaaaaataaaagtccttttTAATGATACTATTTTGTAATTGTAGATACCATACTCATAAAAATTAGACTATTGATGCCTTATTTGGTACTACAGCAACAAAATAGGGTAATTCTGTGTTAATTATCAAAAAATTGCCAGCAAGGTTCTCTCCATGTCTCTATGTTTATCTGGCTTACTCTTAATATTGAAACTTCATCATCCAAGAGTAGAAATAGCAGAGTATCCTCACATTAAGGGCCTTTAACCATCAAGTTTTTCAATGTTCTACATTAAGTCTTCTTTGTTAGACTCGCAGAGTAGTTTATTTTGCAACTAAATCCTGTAATTTGCTTATTGATACAGCTCCTCTAacatctctttttaaaaaacacagctcAGTTATAAAAGTAgaggttgtcacaataccataCTGGAAAACATTTGACTCTATATTAATACTAATTCGTCACAGGCCTTTTAGTTAGGATTAAAAACAGTTGGCAATCTTCTCTCCATGTCGTCTTGTTTGTCTGGCTTAATctgaatatttgtttttttctcatgcaAGAGTAAGAGGAGCACAAAATACTTATATTTAGGACCTTGAGCCATCATATGTTTTCGAACTGTCTTTAAATATAGTTGGTAACAGCTGCAGGTTGTTTATCTTGCAAACAATTTAATGAATAACCCCGTTGTTGCAGCCCTGCTTGTATCCATATGACAACGAATAAACAAAGAATAACAGTAAatattataatttatttatttaatgggAAATAAACTGTGAAAAGTTGTCTGTTGTGAACAGAAGTGAGGATTTTCTGAAATAACATGGATTAGAagtagaaaattaaaaaagaggGGCGAGGATATTTAAGTTAAATTTCTACCTACTCCTGTTTTTGGACATTCTTACTtttgttttgcctgtttttacccTTATACTCatacaaaacagaaattttGTGGTATCTCTGATACcagatttgtaattttttaaacaaaaagagcATAAATTAAACAGTATTGATACCAGTTTTGATACCATGCCAACAAATGTTGAATTTGCAGGCACCTAAAATTGGGTAGTTTCTTGTTTTGATTACCAGAAACACAGGCAAAGTCATGCATGTCTCtgttgcacaaatacattggcaaagATTCAATATGCAGCACTTCGTGTGCTTTTAAGACATAAACATAACTCTTGACACTTCATGAGCCATCAAAAGGACT
This genomic window contains:
- the etv5a gene encoding ETS translocation variant 5a isoform X1 gives rise to the protein MDGFYDQQVPFMVPPSHKSHVEEPSHSRPLNDRKRKFVDTELAQDTEELFQDLSQLQEIWIAEAQVPDDEQFVPDFQSDSLMFHGPPPAKIKRELTPSKELSPCRQDRSPMPYGEKCLYSYSACDRKPTPGFKPLTPPSTPVSPCGPTSTAVTHPLSEQTPPPPHPHVANPNAGPRAVHVQQPLTANASSASQQALPVHSHTPPFVVPCAPISQDANTFTPEHRFQRQMSEPCLPFPPSDSQGRPQFLPQVPSSNNSLPRDSRPPYHRQMSEPLVAVPPPQGFKQELIDPRYTEQGVPTMGPPVPPSGPPRQVGFHPMAIKQEPRDFCFDSEVPNCQSSFGRAGSFYQNNHESFPFDRDHQLYFDDTCVVPERLEGKVKQEPSVYRDGPPYQRRGSLQLWQFLVTLLDDPANGHFIAWTGRGMEFKLIEPEEVARRWGIQKNRPAMNYDKLSRSLRYYYEKGIMQKVKVAGERYVYKFVCDPEALFSMAFPDNQRPNLKVDPDSLPGLDDDTVPLTHYEDTAPYLLDAAEQCAAGLPFPDGYGY
- the etv5a gene encoding ETS translocation variant 5a isoform X2 → MDGFYDQQVPFMVPPSHKSHVEEPSHSRPLNDRKRKFVDTELAQDTEELFQDLSQLQEIWIAEAQVPDDEQFVPDFQSDSLMFHGPPPAKIKRELTPSKELSPCRQDRSPMPYGEKCLYSYSACDRKPTPGFKPLTPPSTPVSPCGPTSTAVTHPLSEQTPPPPHPHVANPNAGPRAVHVQQPLTANASSASQQALPVHSHTPPFVVPCAPISQDANTFTPEHRFQRQMSEPCLPFPPSDSQGRPQFLPQVPSSNNSLPRDSRPPYHRQMSEPLVAVPPPQGFKQELIDPRYTEQGVPTMGPPVPPSGPPRQVGFHPMAIKQEPRDFCFDSEVPNCQSSFGRAGSFYQNNHESFPFDRDHQLYFDDTCVVPERLEGKVKQEPSVYRDGPPYQRRGSLQLWQFLVTLLDDPANGHFIAWTGRGMEFKLIEPEEVARRWGIQKNRPAMNYDKLSRSLRYYYEKGIMQKVAGERYVYKFVCDPEALFSMAFPDNQRPNLKVDPDSLPGLDDDTVPLTHYEDTAPYLLDAAEQCAAGLPFPDGYGY